One Staphylococcus simiae genomic region harbors:
- the ahpF gene encoding alkyl hydroperoxide reductase subunit F, translating into MLNADLKQQLKQLLELMEGDVEFVASLGSDDKSKELKELLEEITDMSPRLSLSEKSLKRTPSFQVNKPGEDTGVTFAGIPLGHEFNSLVLAILQVSGRAPKEKQSIIDQIKGLEGPFHFETFISLTCQKCPDVVQALNLMSVINPNITHTMIDGAVFREESENIMAVPAVFLDGQEFGNGRMTIQDILSKLGSIADPSEFANKDPYDVLIIGGGPASGSAAIYTARKGLRTGIVADRIGGQVNDTAGIENFITVKETTGSEFSSNLAAHIDQYDIDTMTGIRATNIEKTDKAILVTLENDAVLESKTVIISTGASWRKLGIPGEDKLMNKGVAFCPHCDGPLFENKNVAVVGGGNSGVEAAIDLAGIVKHVTLLEYSDELKADNVLQDRLRSLSNVDIITNARSKEVIGEDHVTALSYEDVKTGDTQVIELDGIFVQIGLVPNTAWLNDTVELSPRGEVIIDRDNATNVPGIFAAGDVTDQKNKQIIISMGAGANAGLNAFDYIIRN; encoded by the coding sequence ATGCTGAATGCTGATTTAAAACAACAACTTAAACAACTTTTAGAACTTATGGAAGGCGACGTAGAATTCGTTGCCAGCCTAGGTTCAGATGATAAATCAAAAGAGTTAAAAGAGTTACTCGAAGAAATTACTGATATGTCTCCACGACTGTCACTGTCTGAAAAATCTTTAAAACGTACACCAAGTTTCCAAGTCAACAAACCTGGCGAAGACACTGGTGTAACATTTGCTGGTATTCCTTTAGGTCATGAATTTAATTCACTTGTCTTAGCAATTTTACAAGTGAGTGGACGTGCACCTAAAGAAAAACAATCAATTATTGATCAAATTAAAGGTTTAGAAGGTCCTTTTCATTTCGAAACTTTCATTAGTTTAACTTGTCAAAAATGTCCGGACGTTGTACAAGCACTTAACTTAATGAGTGTCATTAATCCTAATATCACTCATACAATGATTGATGGTGCTGTATTCCGTGAAGAATCTGAAAATATCATGGCTGTTCCTGCTGTCTTTTTAGATGGACAAGAATTTGGCAATGGTCGTATGACAATTCAAGATATCTTATCTAAATTAGGTAGTATAGCAGACCCTTCTGAGTTCGCTAATAAAGACCCTTACGATGTATTAATTATTGGTGGTGGACCAGCAAGTGGTAGTGCTGCAATTTACACGGCTCGTAAAGGTTTAAGAACTGGTATTGTGGCTGATCGTATCGGTGGCCAAGTGAATGATACTGCAGGTATAGAAAACTTTATCACTGTAAAAGAAACAACTGGTTCTGAATTTTCTTCTAATTTAGCAGCTCATATCGATCAATATGATATCGATACAATGACTGGTATTCGTGCAACTAACATCGAAAAGACAGATAAAGCAATCTTAGTAACTTTAGAAAATGACGCTGTACTAGAAAGTAAAACTGTCATTATCTCAACAGGTGCAAGTTGGCGTAAACTTGGTATTCCTGGTGAAGACAAATTAATGAACAAAGGTGTAGCATTCTGCCCTCACTGTGATGGTCCTTTATTTGAAAATAAAAACGTTGCAGTTGTTGGTGGCGGTAACTCAGGTGTCGAAGCAGCTATTGACCTTGCAGGTATTGTTAAACATGTTACTTTACTTGAATACTCAGACGAATTAAAAGCTGATAATGTCTTACAAGATCGTTTACGTTCACTATCTAATGTAGATATTATTACTAACGCACGTTCTAAAGAAGTCATTGGTGAAGATCACGTCACTGCATTAAGCTATGAAGATGTTAAAACTGGTGACACACAAGTCATTGAATTAGATGGCATTTTTGTACAGATTGGTTTAGTACCTAATACTGCTTGGCTTAATGATACTGTAGAATTAAGTCCTCGCGGAGAAGTCATTATCGATCGTGATAATGCTACAAATGTACCCGGTATTTTTGCAGCTGGTGATGTTACAGATCAGAAAAATAAACAAATTATTATTTCAATGGGTGCCGGTGCTAATGCAGGCTTAAATGCATTTGACTACATCATTAGAAATTAA
- the ahpC gene encoding alkyl hydroperoxide reductase subunit C: MSLINKEILPFTAQAYDPKNDEFKEVSDADLKGSWSVVCFYPADFSFVCPTELEDLQNQYAQLQELGVNVFSVSTDTHFVHKAWHDHSDAISKIQYTMIGDPSQTITRNFDVLDEALGLAQRGTFIVDPDGVVQAAEINADGIGRDASTLVHKIKAAQYVRQHPGEVCPAKWEEGSETLQPGLDLVGKI, from the coding sequence ATGTCATTAATTAATAAAGAAATCTTACCATTCACAGCACAAGCGTATGATCCAAAAAACGATGAGTTTAAAGAAGTTTCAGACGCAGACTTAAAAGGTTCATGGAGCGTTGTATGCTTCTATCCAGCTGATTTCTCATTCGTTTGCCCAACTGAATTAGAAGATTTACAAAATCAATATGCACAATTACAAGAATTAGGTGTAAATGTATTCTCAGTTTCAACTGATACACATTTCGTACACAAAGCTTGGCATGATCATTCAGATGCTATTAGCAAAATTCAATATACAATGATCGGTGACCCATCACAAACAATCACTCGTAATTTCGACGTATTAGATGAAGCACTTGGATTAGCTCAACGTGGTACTTTCATCGTTGATCCAGACGGTGTAGTACAAGCTGCTGAAATCAATGCTGACGGAATTGGCCGTGACGCTAGTACATTAGTTCACAAAATTAAAGCTGCTCAATATGTACGTCAACATCCAGGTGAAGTTTGCCCAGCAAAATGGGAAGAAGGTTCTGAAACTTTACAACCAGGTTTAGATTTAGTAGGTAAAATTTAA
- the nfsA gene encoding oxygen-insensitive NADPH nitroreductase: MSDYVYDLVKKHHSVRKFKDKVLSEETVRKLVEAGQSASTSSFLQAYSIIGVDDVKIKESLKEVSGQPYVVENGYLFVFVIDYYRHRLIDDNAETNMETAYGSTEGLLVGAIDAALVAENIAVTAEDMGYGIVFLGSLRNDVERVREILNLPEYVFPLFGMAVGEPADDENGSAKPRLPFEHVFHHNQYNDDKEQQKEQIKQYDQTISGYYDNWTNGQRQETWSQQIETFLGNKARLDMLDQLRKAGLIQR, from the coding sequence GTGTCTGATTATGTTTATGATTTAGTGAAAAAACACCATTCTGTAAGAAAATTTAAAGATAAAGTTTTAAGTGAAGAGACGGTGAGAAAGCTTGTAGAAGCAGGGCAAAGTGCTTCAACATCAAGTTTTTTACAAGCTTATTCAATTATAGGTGTAGATGATGTCAAAATTAAAGAAAGTTTGAAAGAAGTTTCAGGACAGCCTTATGTAGTAGAAAATGGCTATTTGTTTGTCTTTGTCATTGATTATTATAGACATCGACTCATCGATGACAATGCTGAAACGAATATGGAAACAGCTTATGGATCAACTGAAGGTTTATTGGTAGGTGCGATTGATGCTGCTCTAGTGGCGGAAAATATTGCTGTTACTGCTGAAGATATGGGATATGGCATTGTCTTTTTAGGTTCATTAAGAAATGATGTGGAACGCGTGCGTGAAATATTAAACTTACCAGAGTATGTCTTCCCACTGTTTGGAATGGCTGTCGGAGAGCCAGCTGATGACGAAAATGGTTCTGCTAAACCACGTTTACCTTTCGAACACGTCTTTCATCATAATCAGTATAATGATGATAAAGAACAACAAAAAGAACAAATTAAACAATATGATCAAACAATCAGTGGCTATTATGACAACTGGACAAATGGTCAGCGTCAAGAAACTTGGTCACAACAAATAGAAACATTCTTAGGGAACAAGGCGCGCTTAGATATGTTAGATCAATTAAGAAAAGCTGGATTAATTCAACGATAA
- a CDS encoding L-cystine transporter produces MGTLFTVINVIVLLIFVIILNVMARKHVSFPKRVFTALGVGIVLGVVLHLIYSVNSKVIETTSDWYSIIGEGYVALLQMIVIPLIFVSIVAAFSKIQIGDKFAKIGSFIFMFLIGTVAIAAIVGILYALVFGLDASTIDLGSAEHSRGSEIAKEAKNLTASTLPQQILELLPKNPFLDFTGQRTTSTIAVVIFASFVGFAYVRVARKQPEHGALLKKGIDAVYSLIMAIVTFVLRLTPYGVLAIMANTLATSNFTAVWTLGKFLIASYAALITMYLIHLLILSILGINPIRYMKKTLEVLIFAFTSRSSAGSLPLNVQTQTKRLGVPEGIANFSATFGLSIGQNGCAGIYPAMLAIMVAPVANVEIDFQFIVTLIAVVIISSFGVAGVGGGATFASILVLSTLNLPVALAGVLISVEPIIDMGRTALNVNDSMLAGTGTARLTKHWDKETFDSDDYGELSAN; encoded by the coding sequence ATGGGAACGCTATTTACAGTTATTAATGTCATTGTCTTACTTATTTTTGTCATTATCTTAAATGTTATGGCAAGAAAGCATGTTTCCTTCCCTAAACGTGTGTTTACTGCACTAGGTGTTGGTATCGTGCTTGGCGTCGTACTTCATTTAATATATAGTGTCAATTCAAAAGTAATTGAAACTACAAGTGATTGGTACAGTATTATTGGTGAAGGTTATGTAGCCTTACTACAAATGATTGTTATACCACTTATTTTTGTCTCAATCGTAGCAGCATTCAGTAAAATTCAAATCGGGGATAAATTCGCCAAAATCGGTAGCTTTATTTTCATGTTTTTAATTGGAACTGTAGCTATCGCTGCTATTGTAGGTATTTTGTATGCTTTAGTATTTGGTCTTGATGCATCTACGATAGATTTAGGTAGTGCTGAACATTCTCGTGGTAGTGAAATTGCTAAAGAGGCTAAAAATTTAACAGCAAGTACATTACCTCAACAAATTTTAGAACTATTACCAAAAAATCCATTCTTAGACTTTACTGGTCAACGTACAACATCAACAATTGCAGTCGTTATTTTTGCATCATTTGTTGGCTTTGCATATGTTAGAGTTGCACGTAAACAGCCTGAGCACGGTGCTTTATTGAAAAAAGGTATCGATGCAGTTTATTCATTAATTATGGCTATTGTGACATTTGTTTTACGTCTAACTCCATATGGTGTGCTAGCAATCATGGCGAATACGTTAGCAACAAGTAATTTTACTGCTGTGTGGACTTTAGGTAAATTCTTGATAGCTTCATATGCAGCGTTAATTACAATGTATTTAATTCATTTATTAATTTTAAGTATCTTAGGTATTAATCCGATACGTTATATGAAGAAAACTTTAGAAGTACTCATCTTTGCGTTTACATCACGTTCAAGTGCTGGATCATTGCCTTTAAATGTTCAAACACAAACGAAAAGATTAGGTGTTCCCGAAGGTATTGCCAATTTTTCTGCAACATTTGGTCTTTCAATTGGACAGAATGGTTGTGCAGGTATCTACCCTGCGATGTTAGCAATCATGGTTGCTCCTGTAGCAAATGTCGAAATAGATTTCCAATTCATCGTTACATTAATTGCAGTAGTCATTATTAGTTCGTTCGGAGTTGCAGGTGTTGGTGGCGGTGCTACCTTTGCATCCATACTCGTATTATCAACTTTAAACTTACCAGTTGCTTTAGCCGGAGTACTTATTTCTGTCGAACCTATTATTGATATGGGTCGAACAGCATTAAATGTCAATGATTCTATGTTAGCAGGTACTGGTACTGCTAGATTAACTAAACACTGGGACAAAGAGACTTTCGATTCAGATGATTATGGTGAATTATCTGCTAACTAA
- a CDS encoding general stress protein, whose product MVEVTVLNSIGELYNAINEKKAQGYTESEMSVITKNKLHLNDLHDSEISLIATSGSFSDRTSKLLTGEDGEHAVLSRYNFNPDEVENYKQQILDKKLLLVVNPDTTSHKEVEKHNVAYKEVDITHYAEESKGPKS is encoded by the coding sequence ATGGTAGAGGTAACTGTATTAAATAGTATAGGCGAATTGTACAATGCTATTAATGAAAAGAAAGCACAAGGTTATACTGAATCTGAAATGTCTGTTATTACTAAAAATAAATTACATTTAAATGATTTACATGACTCTGAAATCTCATTAATTGCAACTAGCGGTTCATTTAGTGACCGTACTTCAAAATTATTAACAGGTGAAGATGGTGAGCATGCAGTACTATCTCGCTATAACTTCAATCCTGATGAAGTTGAAAACTACAAGCAACAAATTTTAGATAAAAAATTATTATTAGTAGTCAATCCTGATACAACTTCTCATAAAGAAGTTGAAAAACATAATGTCGCATATAAAGAAGTAGACATCACTCATTATGCAGAAGAATCAAAAGGACCAAAATCATAA
- the xpt gene encoding xanthine phosphoribosyltransferase produces the protein MESLGLKVKEDGVVIDEKILKVDGFLNHQIDAKLMNDVGRTFYEQFKDAGITKILTIEASGIAPAIMAALHFDVPCLFAKKAKPSTLTDGFFETDIHSFTKNKTSTVIVSKEFLNENDTVLIIDDFLANGDASLGLYDIAQQANAKTAGIGIVVEKSFQSGRQRLEDAGLTVSSLCKVASLKGNKVTLVGED, from the coding sequence GTGGAATCTTTAGGACTAAAAGTAAAGGAAGATGGCGTTGTCATTGACGAGAAAATTTTGAAAGTAGATGGCTTTTTAAATCATCAAATAGACGCTAAATTAATGAATGATGTTGGTCGTACTTTTTATGAACAATTTAAAGATGCGGGAATTACAAAGATTTTAACGATTGAAGCATCAGGTATAGCACCAGCAATTATGGCAGCATTACATTTCGACGTACCGTGTTTGTTTGCTAAAAAAGCTAAGCCTAGTACATTAACGGATGGCTTTTTTGAAACAGATATACATTCATTTACTAAAAATAAAACAAGTACGGTAATTGTGTCAAAAGAGTTTTTAAATGAGAATGATACAGTTTTAATTATCGACGACTTTTTAGCAAATGGTGACGCATCACTTGGATTATACGATATTGCACAACAAGCTAATGCCAAGACTGCAGGTATTGGTATTGTAGTAGAAAAAAGTTTCCAATCAGGGCGCCAAAGATTAGAAGATGCAGGATTAACAGTATCTTCGTTATGCAAAGTAGCATCTTTAAAAGGCAATAAAGTGACGCTTGTGGGAGAAGACTAA
- the pbuX gene encoding xanthine permease PbuX: protein MKNLILSIQHLLAMYAGAILVPIIVGTSLKFTPDQIAYLVTVDIFMCGVATFLQANKVTGTGLPIVLGCTFTAVAPMILIGQTKGLDVLYGSLFLSGILVIIIAPFFSHLVKFFPPVVTGSVVTIIGINLMPVAMNYLAGGQGAKNYGDVKNIILGVTTLIIILILQRFTAGFLKSIAILLGLLIGTLLASMLGMVDLKQVGSAHWLGFPLPFRFSGFGFDITSTLVFFIVAIVSLIESTGVYHALSEITGKKLERKDFRKGYTAEGLAIVLGSIFNSFPYTAYSQNVGLVSLSGAKKNNVIYGMVVLLLICGCIPKLGALANIIPLPVLGGAMIAMFGMVMAYGVSILGNINFKNQNNLLIIAVSVGLGTGISAVPQAFKGLGEQFAWLTQNGIVLGAISAIVLNFFFNGIKYKQTEENVK, encoded by the coding sequence ATGAAAAATCTAATCCTAAGTATCCAACATCTATTAGCAATGTATGCCGGAGCTATTTTAGTACCAATTATTGTTGGTACAAGTTTAAAATTCACACCTGATCAAATTGCTTATCTTGTGACGGTCGATATTTTCATGTGTGGTGTAGCCACATTTTTACAAGCGAATAAAGTGACTGGAACTGGATTACCGATCGTATTAGGTTGTACTTTCACAGCAGTAGCACCGATGATTTTAATTGGCCAAACGAAAGGTTTAGATGTCTTGTATGGTTCCTTATTTTTATCTGGTATTTTAGTTATTATTATTGCACCTTTCTTTTCTCATCTAGTGAAATTTTTCCCACCTGTTGTTACTGGGAGTGTAGTTACTATCATAGGTATTAATTTAATGCCAGTAGCAATGAACTATTTAGCTGGTGGACAAGGTGCGAAAAACTATGGTGACGTTAAAAATATTATTTTAGGTGTGACAACTTTAATTATCATTTTGATATTACAGCGTTTTACAGCAGGCTTTTTAAAGAGTATAGCGATACTTTTAGGATTATTAATTGGTACATTACTTGCCTCTATGTTAGGTATGGTTGACTTAAAACAAGTCGGTTCAGCTCATTGGCTAGGCTTCCCGTTACCATTTAGATTTTCAGGTTTTGGATTTGATATTACATCCACTTTAGTATTTTTTATTGTAGCGATTGTAAGTTTAATCGAATCGACAGGTGTTTATCATGCCTTGAGTGAAATAACAGGTAAAAAATTAGAACGCAAAGATTTTCGTAAAGGTTATACTGCTGAAGGACTTGCTATTGTCTTAGGTTCAATATTTAACTCATTCCCATATACAGCTTATTCTCAAAATGTAGGCTTAGTATCTTTATCAGGTGCTAAAAAGAATAATGTCATATATGGTATGGTCGTTTTACTATTGATATGTGGTTGTATTCCTAAATTAGGTGCATTAGCAAATATTATTCCGTTACCTGTATTGGGTGGTGCGATGATTGCAATGTTTGGCATGGTCATGGCATATGGTGTTAGTATATTAGGAAATATTAATTTTAAGAATCAAAACAATTTATTAATTATTGCAGTATCAGTTGGTTTAGGAACAGGGATTAGCGCTGTACCACAAGCATTTAAAGGTTTGGGAGAACAATTTGCTTGGTTAACACAAAATGGTATTGTCTTAGGTGCAATCTCTGCAATTGTTCTTAATTTCTTTTTTAATGGAATAAAGTATAAACAAACTGAGGAAAATGTGAAATAA
- the guaB gene encoding IMP dehydrogenase, whose product MWESKFAKESLTFDDVLLIPAQSDVLPKDVDLSVELSDKVKLNIPVISAGMDTVTESKMAIAMARQGGLGVIHKNMGIEEQADEVQKVKRSENGVISNPFFLTPGESVYEAEALMGKYRISGVPIVDNKEDRTLVGIITNRDLRFIEDFSIKIDDVMTKDNLITAPVNTTLESAEKILQEHKIEKLPLTKDGRLEGLITIKDIEKVIEFPNAAKDAHGRLLVAAAIGISKDTDIRAQKLVEAGVDVLVIDTAHGHSKGVIDQVKHIKETYPEITLVAGNVATAEATKALYEAGADIVKVGIGPGSICTTRVVAGVGVPQITAIYDCATEARKHGKAIIADGGIKFSGDIIKALAAGGHAVMLGSLLAGTEESPGATEIFQGRQYKVYRGMGSLGAMEKGSNDRYFQEDKTPKKFVPEGIEGRTAYKGPLQDTIYQLMGGVRSGMGYTGSHNLLQLREEAQFTRMGPAGLAESHPHNIQITKESPNYSF is encoded by the coding sequence ATGTGGGAAAGTAAATTTGCAAAAGAATCATTAACGTTCGATGATGTGTTATTAATTCCAGCACAATCTGATGTATTACCAAAAGATGTGGACTTAAGCGTAGAATTATCAGATAAAGTAAAGTTAAATATTCCAGTTATTTCTGCTGGTATGGATACAGTAACTGAATCAAAAATGGCAATTGCCATGGCACGTCAAGGTGGTTTAGGTGTTATCCATAAGAATATGGGCATTGAAGAACAAGCTGATGAAGTACAAAAAGTTAAACGTTCTGAAAATGGAGTTATTTCTAATCCATTTTTCTTAACGCCAGGTGAAAGTGTTTATGAGGCAGAAGCATTGATGGGTAAATACCGTATTTCTGGTGTACCTATTGTAGATAATAAAGAAGACAGAACGTTAGTAGGTATTATTACAAATCGTGATTTACGCTTTATTGAAGACTTCTCAATTAAAATTGATGACGTTATGACTAAAGATAATTTAATAACAGCTCCAGTGAATACAACGCTTGAAAGTGCTGAAAAGATCTTACAAGAACATAAAATTGAAAAACTACCATTAACTAAAGATGGTCGTTTAGAAGGTTTAATCACAATTAAAGATATTGAAAAAGTAATTGAATTCCCAAATGCCGCTAAAGATGCACATGGTAGACTACTTGTTGCTGCTGCAATTGGTATTTCTAAAGATACAGATATTCGTGCTCAAAAATTAGTAGAAGCAGGTGTCGATGTATTAGTTATTGATACGGCTCATGGACATTCTAAAGGTGTTATTGACCAAGTCAAACATATTAAAGAAACATATCCTGAAATTACATTAGTAGCTGGTAATGTTGCAACTGCTGAAGCAACGAAAGCCCTGTATGAAGCGGGTGCTGATATTGTTAAAGTAGGTATTGGTCCAGGTTCAATCTGTACAACACGTGTTGTTGCAGGTGTCGGTGTACCTCAAATTACTGCTATTTATGATTGTGCTACTGAAGCACGTAAACATGGAAAAGCAATTATTGCTGATGGTGGTATTAAATTCTCAGGTGACATTATTAAAGCATTAGCAGCAGGTGGACATGCTGTTATGTTAGGTAGCTTATTAGCTGGTACTGAAGAAAGTCCAGGTGCTACTGAAATCTTCCAAGGAAGACAATATAAAGTATATCGTGGTATGGGTTCACTTGGTGCGATGGAAAAAGGATCTAACGATCGATACTTCCAAGAAGATAAAACACCTAAGAAATTTGTGCCAGAAGGTATTGAAGGTCGTACGGCATATAAAGGTCCATTACAAGATACCATTTACCAATTAATGGGTGGTGTTAGATCCGGTATGGGCTATACTGGTTCACACAACTTATTACAATTACGTGAAGAAGCACAATTTACACGTATGGGACCAGCTGGTTTGGCTGAAAGTCACCCACATAACATTCAAATTACAAAAGAATCACCTAATTACTCATTCTAA
- the guaA gene encoding glutamine-hydrolyzing GMP synthase: MEMAKEQELILVLDFGSQYNQLITRRIREMGVYSELHDHEMSIEEIKRMNPKGIILSGGPNSVYEEGSFTIDPEIYNLGIPVLGICYGMQLTTKLLGGKVERANEREYGKATINAKSDELFAGLPSEQTVWMSHSDKVIEIPEGFEVIADSPSTDYAAIEDKKRRIYGVQFHPEVRHTEYGNDLLNNFVRRVCNCTGEWTMENFIDIEIEKIRQRVGDRRVLCAMSGGVDSSVVAVLLHKAIGDQLTCIFVDHGLLRKGEGDMVMEQFGEGFNMNIIRVNAQERFMNKLQGVSDPEQKRKIIGNEFVYVFDDEASKLKGVDFLAQGTLYTDVIESGTKTAQTIKSHHNVGGLPEDMEFELIEPINTLFKDEVRALGIELGIPEHLVWRQPFPGPGLGIRVLGEITEDKLEIVRESDAILRQVIREEGLERDIWQYFTVLPNIQSVGVMGDYRTYDHTVGIRAVTSIDGMTSDFARIDWEVLQKISSRIVNEVDHVNRVVYDITSKPPSTIEWE; the protein is encoded by the coding sequence ATGGAAATGGCAAAAGAACAAGAATTAATCCTTGTCTTAGACTTTGGTAGCCAATACAACCAATTAATTACACGTCGTATTCGTGAAATGGGCGTTTATAGTGAATTACACGATCATGAAATGTCTATAGAAGAAATTAAACGTATGAATCCTAAAGGAATCATTCTTTCTGGGGGACCTAACTCAGTATATGAAGAAGGATCATTTACAATTGATCCTGAAATTTATAATTTAGGTATCCCGGTACTTGGAATTTGTTATGGTATGCAACTGACTACTAAATTATTAGGTGGTAAAGTTGAACGTGCTAACGAAAGAGAATATGGTAAGGCAACGATTAATGCTAAATCAGATGAGCTATTTGCAGGTTTACCATCTGAACAAACAGTTTGGATGAGTCACTCAGATAAAGTCATTGAGATTCCAGAAGGTTTTGAAGTGATTGCTGATAGTCCAAGTACAGACTACGCTGCAATTGAGGATAAAAAACGTCGTATTTATGGTGTTCAGTTCCATCCAGAAGTAAGACATACTGAATATGGAAATGACTTATTAAATAACTTTGTTCGTCGAGTATGTAATTGTACAGGCGAATGGACGATGGAAAACTTTATTGACATTGAAATTGAAAAAATTCGTCAACGTGTTGGTGACCGTCGTGTACTATGTGCTATGAGTGGTGGTGTTGATTCATCAGTTGTAGCTGTACTGTTACATAAAGCTATTGGTGATCAGTTGACATGTATCTTTGTTGATCATGGGCTATTACGTAAAGGTGAAGGCGACATGGTTATGGAACAATTTGGCGAAGGATTCAATATGAATATTATTCGTGTCAATGCTCAAGAGCGCTTTATGAATAAATTACAAGGTGTTTCTGATCCAGAACAAAAACGTAAAATTATCGGTAATGAATTTGTCTATGTTTTCGATGATGAAGCTTCAAAATTAAAAGGTGTAGATTTCCTAGCACAAGGAACACTATACACAGATGTGATTGAATCAGGTACTAAAACTGCTCAAACAATTAAATCACATCATAATGTCGGTGGTTTACCAGAAGATATGGAATTTGAATTAATCGAACCAATTAATACATTGTTTAAAGATGAAGTTCGTGCCTTAGGTATTGAATTAGGTATCCCTGAGCATTTGGTGTGGAGACAACCATTCCCTGGTCCAGGTTTAGGTATTCGTGTACTAGGTGAAATCACTGAAGATAAATTAGAAATTGTGAGAGAATCAGATGCAATTCTTAGACAAGTTATTCGTGAAGAAGGTCTTGAAAGAGATATTTGGCAATATTTCACAGTATTACCTAATATCCAATCAGTAGGTGTTATGGGAGACTACCGTACGTATGATCATACTGTAGGTATCCGTGCAGTAACATCCATTGATGGTATGACAAGTGACTTTGCTAGAATTGATTGGGAAGTCTTGCAAAAAATTTCAAGTCGAATCGTTAATGAAGTCGATCACGTTAACCGTGTCGTCTATGATATTACTTCTAAGCCACCAAGCACGATTGAGTGGGAATAA
- a CDS encoding GTP-binding protein: MAKIPVTVLSGYLGSGKTTLLNHILQNREGRRIAVIVNDMSEVNIDKDLIAEGGGLSRTDEKLVELSNGCICCTLRDDLLKEVERLVNKGGIDQIVIESTGISEPVPVAQTFSYIDDELGIDLTAICRLDTMVTVVDANRFVNDIKSEDLLMDRNQSVDQTDERTIADLLIDQVEFCDVLIINKIDLISEDELKQLEKMLVALQPSAKIIKTTNAQVDLQDVLNTQLFDFEKASESAGWIKELEQGGHTEHTPETEEYSISSFVYKRHLPFHAARFNQWLDHLPENIVRAKGIVWLAQYNDVACLLSQAGSSCNIHPVTYWVASMPEVRQLQILEQREDVAAEWDLEYGDRHTQFVIIGTDLDQQQIMHELDQCLINTQEIDADWNQFEDPYHWHIKPSR; the protein is encoded by the coding sequence ATGGCTAAAATTCCAGTTACTGTCTTAAGTGGCTATTTAGGATCAGGAAAGACGACATTATTAAATCATATTTTACAAAATAGAGAAGGAAGACGTATTGCAGTAATTGTAAATGACATGAGTGAAGTAAATATTGATAAAGATTTAATAGCGGAAGGTGGAGGGTTATCTCGTACTGATGAAAAGTTAGTAGAATTATCAAATGGCTGCATTTGCTGTACATTAAGAGATGATTTATTAAAAGAAGTAGAAAGATTAGTCAACAAGGGTGGCATTGATCAAATTGTTATTGAATCGACTGGAATATCCGAACCAGTACCTGTAGCACAAACATTTTCATACATAGATGATGAACTAGGTATAGATTTAACTGCCATTTGCCGCTTAGATACGATGGTTACAGTGGTAGATGCTAACCGCTTCGTCAATGATATTAAATCCGAAGACTTATTGATGGATAGAAACCAAAGTGTAGATCAAACAGATGAACGTACGATAGCCGACTTATTGATTGATCAAGTAGAATTTTGCGATGTCTTAATTATTAACAAAATTGATTTAATTAGTGAAGATGAACTGAAGCAATTGGAAAAAATGTTAGTTGCATTGCAACCAAGTGCCAAGATAATTAAAACAACGAATGCACAAGTAGACTTACAGGATGTCTTAAATACACAATTATTTGATTTTGAAAAAGCGAGTGAGTCTGCAGGATGGATTAAAGAGTTAGAACAAGGTGGTCACACTGAACATACACCAGAAACCGAAGAGTATAGTATTTCGTCTTTTGTCTATAAACGACATTTGCCATTTCATGCAGCTAGGTTTAATCAATGGCTAGATCATTTGCCAGAAAATATTGTAAGAGCAAAAGGTATTGTATGGCTAGCTCAATACAATGATGTAGCTTGTTTGTTGTCACAAGCTGGTTCTTCATGCAATATACATCCCGTAACATATTGGGTTGCTAGTATGCCAGAAGTTAGACAGTTACAAATTTTAGAGCAACGTGAAGATGTGGCAGCTGAGTGGGATCTTGAATACGGTGACCGACATACGCAGTTCGTTATTATCGGCACTGATTTGGATCAACAGCAAATTATGCATGAACTTGATCAATGTTTAATTAATACACAAGAAATTGATGCAGATTGGAACCAATTTGAAGATCCATACCATTGGCATATTAAGCCTTCACGTTAA